A part of Salvelinus alpinus chromosome 23, SLU_Salpinus.1, whole genome shotgun sequence genomic DNA contains:
- the LOC139550269 gene encoding mitochondrial ubiquitin ligase activator of nfkb 1-A-like isoform X2 has product MEEFPVRTVEGLCLGTSLAISGLFFYIYRKKRKSVDKLNEAPHINLDGKLADLLNVTPGKCLQYVVIEGAVQPVGEPLRSQYQEGSVGVVQKLMLREHKLVWNSLAHTWMDSERVLHQRVNTVPFSLVGSDQANVRVLCPLEASELKMEIIHEKFHQATYGFTDIVGQYLSGEKPKGQLETEEMLKVGATLTGVGELILDTDRVLKLRPPTDGSEYFLSTADFETLRLEQEDQAVVWRVLASVFALAGAAVLLWVGCRYYRSLMVCWEQERLKREFERLGSGATQQGSREQETPLENDCVICLTQLRSCVLLDCGHVCCCYSCYQALPQPICPICRQAINRVVPLYQA; this is encoded by the exons ATGGAGGAGTTTCCAGTGAGGACGGTGGAGGGGCTGTGTCTAGGCACCAGCTTGGCCATATCAGGCCTCTTCTTCTACatctacaggaaaaagaggaaatCGGTGGACAAGCTCAAT GAGGCACCCCACATTAATTTGGATGGGAAACTGGCAGACCTTTTGAATGTGACACCGGGAAAGTGTCTGCAGTATGTTGTCATCGAAG gggcagTGCAGCCTGTGGGGGAGCCTCTAAGGAGTCAGTACCAGGAAGGCAGCGTAGGGGTAGTGCAGAAACTCATGCTGAGGGAACACAAGCTGGTGTGGAACAGCCTGGCCCACACCTG GATGGACAGTGAGCGTGTGCTGCACCAGAGGGTGAATACTGTGCCCTTCAGCCTGGTGGGGTCGGACCAGGCCAACGTGAGGGTGCTGTGTCCCCTGGAGGCCTCAGAGCTGAAGATGGAGATCATCCATGAGAAGTTTCACCAGGCCACCTACGGTTTCACCGACATCGTCGGACAGTACCTCAGTGGAGAGAAGCCCAAAGGCCAGCTGGAGACTGAGGAAATGCTCAAG GTTGGCGCTACTCTGACAGGTGTAGGCGAGCTCATCCTGGACACGGACCGGGTGCTGAAGCTCCGCCCGCCCACCGACGGCTCGGAGTACTTCCTAAGCACAGCAGACTTTGAGACCCTGCGGCTGGAGCAGGAAGACCAGGCGGTGGTCTGGCGGGTCCTGGCCTCTGTGTTCGCCCTGGCCGGGGCCGCCGTCCTCCTCTGGGTGGGCTGCCGCTACTACCGCAGCCTGATGGTCTGCTGGGAACAGGAACGTCTGAAGAGGGAGTTTGAGAGACTGGGGTCTGGGGCTACACAACAGGGGTCTAGGGAGCAGGAGACGCCCCTGGAGAATGACTGTGTGATCTGCCTGACCCAGCTCCGTAGCTGTGTGCTACTGGACTGTGGGCACGTGTGCTGCTGCTACAGCTGCTACCAGGCCCTGCCTCAGCCCATCTGCCCCATATGCCGGCAGGCCATCAACAGGGTGGTGCCCCTCTACCAGGCATGA
- the LOC139550269 gene encoding mitochondrial ubiquitin ligase activator of nfkb 1-A-like isoform X1, with protein sequence MFGSLFLYCSPITREVRRDSVESLLGGMEEFPVRTVEGLCLGTSLAISGLFFYIYRKKRKSVDKLNEAPHINLDGKLADLLNVTPGKCLQYVVIEGAVQPVGEPLRSQYQEGSVGVVQKLMLREHKLVWNSLAHTWMDSERVLHQRVNTVPFSLVGSDQANVRVLCPLEASELKMEIIHEKFHQATYGFTDIVGQYLSGEKPKGQLETEEMLKVGATLTGVGELILDTDRVLKLRPPTDGSEYFLSTADFETLRLEQEDQAVVWRVLASVFALAGAAVLLWVGCRYYRSLMVCWEQERLKREFERLGSGATQQGSREQETPLENDCVICLTQLRSCVLLDCGHVCCCYSCYQALPQPICPICRQAINRVVPLYQA encoded by the exons ATGTTTGGCAGTCTGTTTCTGTACTGTAGCCCTATTACAAGGGAGGTGAGAAGAGACAGTGTGGAGAGTTTGTTGGGGGGGATGGAGGAGTTTCCAGTGAGGACGGTGGAGGGGCTGTGTCTAGGCACCAGCTTGGCCATATCAGGCCTCTTCTTCTACatctacaggaaaaagaggaaatCGGTGGACAAGCTCAAT GAGGCACCCCACATTAATTTGGATGGGAAACTGGCAGACCTTTTGAATGTGACACCGGGAAAGTGTCTGCAGTATGTTGTCATCGAAG gggcagTGCAGCCTGTGGGGGAGCCTCTAAGGAGTCAGTACCAGGAAGGCAGCGTAGGGGTAGTGCAGAAACTCATGCTGAGGGAACACAAGCTGGTGTGGAACAGCCTGGCCCACACCTG GATGGACAGTGAGCGTGTGCTGCACCAGAGGGTGAATACTGTGCCCTTCAGCCTGGTGGGGTCGGACCAGGCCAACGTGAGGGTGCTGTGTCCCCTGGAGGCCTCAGAGCTGAAGATGGAGATCATCCATGAGAAGTTTCACCAGGCCACCTACGGTTTCACCGACATCGTCGGACAGTACCTCAGTGGAGAGAAGCCCAAAGGCCAGCTGGAGACTGAGGAAATGCTCAAG GTTGGCGCTACTCTGACAGGTGTAGGCGAGCTCATCCTGGACACGGACCGGGTGCTGAAGCTCCGCCCGCCCACCGACGGCTCGGAGTACTTCCTAAGCACAGCAGACTTTGAGACCCTGCGGCTGGAGCAGGAAGACCAGGCGGTGGTCTGGCGGGTCCTGGCCTCTGTGTTCGCCCTGGCCGGGGCCGCCGTCCTCCTCTGGGTGGGCTGCCGCTACTACCGCAGCCTGATGGTCTGCTGGGAACAGGAACGTCTGAAGAGGGAGTTTGAGAGACTGGGGTCTGGGGCTACACAACAGGGGTCTAGGGAGCAGGAGACGCCCCTGGAGAATGACTGTGTGATCTGCCTGACCCAGCTCCGTAGCTGTGTGCTACTGGACTGTGGGCACGTGTGCTGCTGCTACAGCTGCTACCAGGCCCTGCCTCAGCCCATCTGCCCCATATGCCGGCAGGCCATCAACAGGGTGGTGCCCCTCTACCAGGCATGA
- the LOC139550268 gene encoding dol-P-Man:Man(5)GlcNAc(2)-PP-Dol alpha-1,3-mannosyltransferase-like, translating to MAGGVRKKSSPGPRSRVWAPLRTLWQEKHLIVFKAEYTILVASVLWFLEIGINIWVIQKVAYTEIDWKAYMDEVEGVINGTYDYTQLKGGTGPLVYPAGFVYTFTALYYITNHGVNIRLAQYLFAVFYLLTLLLVFRIYHRTKKVPPYVFFFVCCASYRIHSIFVLRLFNDPVAMMMLFGAVNLFLDGRWTLGCGLYSLAVSVKMNVLLFAPGLLFLLLSEFGLMRAIPKLSLCAAIQILLGLPFLMENPIGYMTRAFDLGRQFMFKWTVNWRFLPEWLFLSRYFHLVLLAAHLLALLLFALRRWKRPGESIMELLKEPGKRVIPAQKLTSDQMVLILFTSNFIGMCFSRSLHYQFYVWYFHTLPFLLWSGEVKKLAHLLRVLILGLVELSWNTYPSTTHSSAALHVCHLIMLLSLWFAPGVEEKTKSK from the exons ATGGCAGGAGGTGTGAGGAAAAAGTCGTCCCCTGGTCCACGGTCTAGAGTGTGGGCGCCACTTCGTACACTATGGCAGGAGAAACATTTGATCGTATTCAAGGCAGAGTACACAATACTAGTCGCCTCTGTTCTGTGGTTCCTGGAGATCGGAATAAACATATGGGTCATCCAAAAAGTAGCAT ACACAGAGATTGACTGGAAGGCGTATATGGATGAGGTAGAGGGAGTCATCAACGGCACCTACGACTACACCCAGCTCAAAGGAGGCACAGGCCCTCTAGT ATACCCAGCAGGATTTGTGTACACCTTCACAGCGCTGTATTACATCACCAACCACGGGGTGAATATTCGCCTGGCCCAGTACCTGTTTGCTGTTTTCTACCTGCTCACCCTGCTGCTCGTCTTCAGGATCTACCACCGCACCAAGAAG gtTCCTCCCTACGTATTCTTTTTTGTGTGCTGTGCCTCCTACCGGATCCACTCCATCTTCGTCCTGCGTCTTTTCAACGACCCTGTAGCCATGATGATGTTGTTCGGGGCTGTCAATCTGTTCCTGGACGGCCGCTGGACTCTGGGCTGTGGCCTCTACAG TTTAGCAGTGTCTGTGAAGATGAACGTGCTCCTGTTTGCCCcgggcctcctcttcctcctgctgtCTGAGTTTGGCCTGATGAGGGCCATACCcaagctctctctctgtgctgccaTCCAG ATATTGTTGGGCCTACCCTTCCTGATGGAGAATCCCATTGGCTATATGACCCGGGCCTTTGACTTGGGTCGTCAGTTTATGTTCAAGTGGACAGTGAACTGGCGCTTCCTGCCTGAGTGGCTTTTTCTAAGTCGCTACTTCCATCTGGTGCTCCTGGCTGCCCACCTGCTAGCCCTGCTACTGTTTGCCCTGCGCCGCTGGAAGAG GCCTGGAGAGAGCATCATGGAACTGCTGAAGGAGCCAGGCAAGCGAGTCATCCCTGCCCAGAAACTCACCTCAGAT CAGATGGTGCTGATCCTCTTCACGTCTAACTTCATCGGCATGTGCTTCAGCCGCTCGCTGCACTACCAGTTCTACGTCTGGTACTTCCACACCCTGCCTTTCCTTCTCTGGAGCGGAGAAGTCAAGAAGCTGGCTCACCTACTCAG GGTTTTGATCCTCGGCCTGGTGGAGCTGTCGTGGAACACCTACCCTTCTACTACACACAGTTCAGCAGCCCTCCATGTCTGTCATCTCATCATGCTGCTCTCCCTGTGGTTCGCCCCCGGGGTAGAGGAGAAGACCAAGAGCAAGTGA